One part of the Hydrogenobacter sp. T-2 genome encodes these proteins:
- the flgL gene encoding flagellar hook-associated protein FlgL, whose product MKVPDNLLFSLFQEQDARIRRQLAEKSLEISTGRKYRNISDDPSTTYNILELKKDISQLSQYSKNRLFADTALSYADFNLGKITDSLNLLYAKTIQAKNQVLQSDQLIAIGELFSSSLRALLDRVNDQLGGNYIFGGASLTQKPFDENTLDYVASTEGFKVWLSDNYKVDAFLNGGETFGLNVAISRATFSNPEINFNTSGTLNVSVGTTAININYTTTQTLNDLVQFINSNYSNLLQAKVSQNPDGTYSLMLMPVDISKEISVSDTSGGDFDSGTADFYSPNVLQAVKRVGDKLSSSLYPDDSDLMLLQRAFDRVSYRRSQVGSVLSQVKNLQPVQENLRDNLNKQKSDFEDAELSQSIMDYTRYRIAYEALMRIIADQKDMSIIKYIR is encoded by the coding sequence ATGAAAGTGCCAGATAATTTGCTTTTTTCTCTTTTTCAGGAACAAGATGCAAGAATAAGGAGACAGCTCGCAGAAAAATCTTTGGAAATATCCACGGGCAGGAAGTATAGAAATATATCCGATGATCCATCAACTACATACAATATACTTGAGCTTAAAAAGGATATCTCTCAGCTTTCTCAATATTCAAAGAACAGACTTTTTGCAGACACAGCTTTGAGCTACGCGGACTTTAACCTTGGAAAGATTACGGACAGTCTGAACCTACTTTATGCCAAGACCATACAGGCAAAGAATCAGGTTCTTCAGTCAGACCAGCTTATAGCAATAGGTGAACTTTTCTCCTCAAGCCTTAGGGCTCTTCTTGATAGGGTCAATGACCAACTGGGAGGGAACTACATCTTCGGAGGTGCAAGCCTTACTCAAAAGCCCTTTGATGAAAATACTCTCGATTATGTGGCAAGCACGGAAGGTTTTAAGGTTTGGCTTTCGGATAACTACAAGGTAGACGCCTTTTTAAACGGAGGAGAGACTTTTGGTCTGAATGTGGCTATATCAAGGGCTACCTTTTCAAACCCTGAGATAAACTTTAATACCTCTGGCACTCTAAACGTAAGTGTAGGGACAACAGCTATTAACATAAATTACACTACAACCCAGACCCTTAACGACCTTGTGCAGTTTATAAACTCTAACTACTCAAACCTTCTTCAGGCAAAGGTTAGCCAAAATCCAGATGGAACATACTCTCTTATGCTCATGCCAGTGGACATAAGCAAGGAAATTTCTGTCTCCGATACAAGTGGTGGAGACTTTGATTCGGGAACTGCGGACTTTTATTCTCCCAATGTGCTACAGGCGGTCAAAAGGGTCGGGGACAAGCTAAGCTCCTCACTTTATCCCGACGATTCTGACCTTATGCTTTTGCAAAGAGCCTTTGATAGGGTTTCTTATAGAAGGTCTCAAGTGGGTAGTGTGCTATCTCAGGTTAAAAACCTCCAGCCAGTGCAAGAAAATCTTAGGGATAACCTGAACAAACAAAAATCTGACTTTGAGGATGCAGAGCTGTCTCAGAGTATAATGGACTATACTCGCTACAGGATTGCCTACGAGGCTCTTATGAGAATAATAGCAGACCAAAAGGATATGAGTATAATTAAATACATAAGGTAA
- the flgK gene encoding flagellar hook-associated protein FlgK encodes MFGATFGIVAQGLELFRKSADIRNRNILNANNPDYAQEDPVVKSFAPVGIRLEDIIRSQNFYYMSLRNQKLSLVSALDTTIKGNSQVENLFQEFTQGLGGSEYVNRFFTVYQNLMKEPTNEGARSELLNSAQSLISYLKDRRRDMERSLASTDYDMRQYINKINTLSKKLAQINQEILTGYAQTYARGRDYKNLFDQRDSYLRELSELINIQVQEDDIGRVRVETSHGFVLVEDRYNWELKYDAGNRRVLWKSKDGSEVDISGLISGGRVRGLLDFQQDLLGYINRLEEFSKRLISEVKLPLNSQAGNSWFWLRNLSDPNAGLGFSGSITFNFPGGPLVLSYSSTDSLNDIINTINTDPALSSSFSASLIQNPDGTYTMRITANDPSYTIEDSNNLIHRSEPLFTGTGIGDMALNSNINNYIQNLDYEKVDEFMDFSRSWWESSKSIYNQIVDSVASRQRDLRTKYDIENALLNSLNTRLQEMQGVSVDNEFIELMKIQRSYEALARTINAMDEMLRATLNMV; translated from the coding sequence ATGTTTGGTGCTACCTTTGGGATAGTAGCTCAGGGACTTGAGCTTTTTAGGAAGTCTGCGGACATAAGAAACAGAAACATACTTAACGCTAACAATCCAGACTATGCCCAAGAAGACCCCGTGGTAAAGAGCTTTGCTCCTGTGGGTATAAGGCTGGAAGACATAATAAGAAGTCAGAATTTCTACTACATGTCTTTGAGAAATCAAAAGCTCTCTCTGGTTTCTGCTCTTGATACCACCATAAAGGGAAACTCTCAAGTGGAAAACCTTTTTCAGGAGTTTACTCAGGGGCTCGGTGGTAGCGAATATGTAAACCGCTTCTTTACCGTCTATCAGAACCTTATGAAAGAGCCCACCAACGAAGGAGCGAGGAGTGAGCTATTAAATTCCGCACAAAGCCTTATTTCTTATCTAAAGGATAGAAGAAGGGACATGGAAAGGTCTCTTGCCAGCACAGACTACGATATGAGACAATACATAAACAAGATAAATACCCTGTCAAAGAAGCTCGCTCAGATAAACCAAGAAATACTCACCGGCTATGCCCAGACTTATGCGAGGGGCAGGGACTACAAAAACTTGTTTGACCAAAGGGACAGCTACCTTAGAGAGCTATCAGAGCTTATAAATATACAAGTCCAAGAGGATGATATAGGCAGGGTCAGAGTAGAAACCAGCCACGGCTTTGTGCTCGTAGAAGACCGCTACAACTGGGAGCTTAAATACGACGCTGGCAATAGGCGGGTTCTTTGGAAGTCAAAGGATGGCTCAGAAGTAGACATAAGTGGTCTCATAAGTGGTGGAAGAGTAAGAGGGCTTTTGGACTTTCAGCAAGACCTTTTGGGCTATATAAACAGGCTGGAAGAGTTCTCTAAAAGGCTAATAAGCGAGGTAAAACTGCCTCTTAACAGTCAAGCGGGAAACAGCTGGTTTTGGCTAAGAAACCTTAGCGATCCAAATGCAGGTCTTGGCTTTTCTGGAAGTATAACCTTTAACTTCCCTGGTGGTCCTTTGGTTCTTAGCTATTCATCTACAGATAGCCTAAACGATATCATAAACACTATAAACACAGACCCAGCACTTAGCAGTAGCTTTTCCGCAAGCCTTATTCAAAACCCAGATGGCACTTACACTATGCGTATAACTGCCAATGACCCATCTTACACAATAGAGGATAGTAACAACTTAATACACAGGTCTGAACCTCTTTTTACTGGAACAGGTATTGGAGATATGGCTCTAAATTCAAACATAAACAACTACATACAAAACCTTGACTACGAAAAGGTGGATGAGTTTATGGATTTTTCAAGAAGCTGGTGGGAAAGCTCAAAGTCTATTTACAATCAGATTGTGGATAGTGTGGCATCAAGACAAAGAGACTTAAGAACTAAGTACGATATAGAAAATGCCCTTCTTAACTCTCTAAACACAAGGCTTCAGGAAATGCAAGGCGTTTCTGTGGATAATGAATTTATTGAGCTTATGAAGATACAAAGAAGCTACGAAGCATTGGCAAGAACCATAAATGCCATGGATGAGATGCTAAGAGCTACGCTAAATATGGTATGA
- a CDS encoding lipoate--protein ligase family protein: MKAYLLGKLPRMLSTTLFHAMAQLGYEGLILCEPEDTYVSLGYFDRAYELIDLKKCKDLGIGLIRRQTGGGAVLLSPGQVFYQLILPKEVVPFKVEDAYRKLSQPVIRAYARLGLEVEYKPINDLVVNSSQRKISGQGAGDVGKFFVFVGNILLRFDPDLMAELFNLPNKYAREKVRQSLWENISWLERELCRIFNLKEVTEALLKEFSKDFNLEVCEEAPQDAIELAEELREEMTSEETLLEDTGRKHHLIKIREGVYVPRY, translated from the coding sequence ATGAAGGCTTACCTTCTTGGCAAACTTCCTCGCATGCTGTCTACTACGCTTTTCCACGCTATGGCACAGCTGGGCTATGAGGGTCTCATACTCTGTGAACCAGAGGATACCTACGTAAGTCTTGGCTACTTTGACAGAGCCTATGAACTTATTGACCTTAAAAAATGCAAGGATTTGGGTATAGGTCTCATAAGAAGGCAGACGGGTGGCGGTGCGGTTTTGTTATCACCAGGTCAGGTTTTTTATCAACTCATACTTCCCAAAGAGGTTGTTCCCTTCAAGGTAGAAGATGCCTACAGAAAACTTTCACAACCTGTTATAAGGGCTTACGCAAGGCTTGGGCTTGAGGTGGAATACAAGCCCATAAACGACCTCGTAGTAAATTCATCTCAAAGAAAGATAAGCGGTCAGGGTGCTGGAGATGTAGGAAAGTTTTTTGTCTTTGTGGGAAACATACTCCTTAGGTTTGACCCAGACCTTATGGCGGAGCTTTTTAATCTTCCAAACAAGTATGCGAGGGAGAAGGTGAGACAAAGCCTCTGGGAAAACATATCGTGGTTAGAAAGAGAGTTGTGCAGGATTTTTAACCTAAAGGAAGTCACGGAAGCTCTCCTTAAGGAGTTCTCCAAGGACTTTAACCTTGAGGTCTGTGAAGAAGCTCCACAGGATGCCATTGAGCTTGCGGAAGAGTTAAGGGAGGAGATGACCTCTGAAGAAACTCTTCTTGAAGACACGGGAAGAAAGCATCACCTTATAAAGATAAGGGAAGGAGTATATGTGCCACGATATTAA
- the atpC gene encoding ATP synthase F1 subunit epsilon: protein MIKVEIVTPQGLHFSREVNSVNIPTAEGEIGVLEKHMYLMTMLKPGLVYFDGKQENGIAVTYGFVDVTPEKVIILTEEAYNIGEIDPGKEKELFDQAMKKLATAQTMEEIEELEKIKERARTLLELVERFGRV, encoded by the coding sequence ATGATAAAGGTAGAAATAGTTACACCTCAAGGGCTTCATTTTTCAAGGGAGGTCAACTCTGTAAACATACCCACTGCAGAGGGCGAAATAGGTGTTCTTGAAAAACACATGTATCTTATGACCATGTTAAAACCTGGACTTGTCTACTTTGATGGAAAGCAAGAAAATGGTATAGCGGTAACTTATGGCTTTGTGGATGTAACACCCGAGAAGGTCATCATACTTACGGAGGAAGCCTATAACATAGGAGAAATTGACCCCGGCAAAGAGAAGGAGCTCTTTGACCAAGCGATGAAAAAGTTGGCAACTGCTCAGACCATGGAGGAAATAGAAGAGTTGGAAAAAATCAAGGAAAGGGCAAGAACTCTCCTTGAGCTTGTAGAGAGGTTTGGAAGGGTCTAA
- a CDS encoding tRNA1(Val) (adenine(37)-N6)-methyltransferase: protein MEGSKEFEFFRGKVRFKQPKAHKLSIVEILFVANLKGIRRSSKVLDLGAGFGTLSILISLKYSCKVWAMERNPIMLQLLRENIKLNKLEDKIHVLDLDLRHIQDYLKAQSFDVVVANPPFYKGSLSTNEYHHETDTSLEDFIKTASFLLKDGRHFNLLVASNRLTEAIIFMKKYRLEIESLRFFYPKLYKNAKIVCIHALKNLRPLPVVEKPLIINEESGEYTQEVKSLLESFL from the coding sequence TTGGAAGGGTCTAAGGAGTTTGAATTTTTTAGGGGAAAAGTAAGGTTTAAACAGCCAAAGGCACACAAATTGTCAATAGTAGAAATACTCTTTGTGGCAAATCTCAAAGGAATAAGGAGAAGCTCAAAAGTCCTTGACCTTGGTGCAGGCTTTGGCACTCTTTCCATACTAATTTCCCTCAAATACTCTTGCAAAGTTTGGGCTATGGAAAGGAACCCTATTATGCTCCAGCTTCTCAGAGAAAACATAAAGCTCAACAAACTTGAGGATAAAATCCATGTTCTTGACCTTGATCTCAGACACATACAGGACTACCTAAAGGCTCAGAGTTTTGATGTGGTTGTTGCCAATCCACCCTTTTATAAGGGTAGTCTTTCAACCAACGAGTATCATCACGAGACGGATACAAGTCTTGAAGATTTCATAAAAACAGCGAGTTTTTTGCTTAAAGATGGTAGACATTTTAACCTTTTGGTAGCCTCGAATCGCCTTACAGAGGCTATTATATTTATGAAAAAATATAGATTAGAAATAGAGTCATTAAGGTTTTTCTATCCAAAGCTATATAAGAATGCAAAAATAGTGTGTATACACGCACTAAAGAATCTAAGACCCTTGCCTGTCGTTGAAAAACCTCTAATAATTAACGAAGAGAGTGGTGAATACACGCAGGAAGTCAAAAGTCTTCTTGAGAGTTTTCTATGA
- a CDS encoding DUF507 family protein, with protein MRLPEKLVERIADRIIKELYENEGIIEPEEPYTFKKKIIAIFKEAEEQERMLDEKTKEILKEKLELLEETSLDYRTAYKTVRSKLAEEMNIHTSRRERMNQIAHRIKDMIMEDPEVEIYEEPSVIRNRIREILMEAVREEEEIDKEVRERIRSYSKRIVEGTPEWNHLYRRIYEDALRRRGLL; from the coding sequence ATGAGGCTACCTGAGAAACTTGTAGAGAGGATAGCGGATAGGATAATAAAAGAGCTCTATGAAAATGAAGGAATAATAGAACCAGAGGAGCCTTACACCTTTAAGAAAAAGATAATAGCCATATTTAAAGAAGCGGAAGAGCAAGAGAGAATGCTTGACGAAAAAACTAAGGAAATACTCAAGGAAAAGCTCGAGCTTCTTGAAGAAACAAGCCTTGATTATAGGACTGCATATAAAACGGTTAGGAGTAAGCTTGCAGAGGAGATGAACATACACACATCAAGAAGGGAGAGGATGAATCAAATAGCACATAGAATAAAGGACATGATAATGGAAGACCCAGAGGTGGAAATATACGAAGAGCCAAGTGTAATAAGGAATAGGATAAGGGAGATTCTCATGGAGGCGGTTAGAGAAGAGGAAGAGATAGACAAAGAAGTAAGAGAGAGAATAAGGTCTTACTCAAAGAGGATAGTGGAAGGCACCCCCGAGTGGAACCATCTCTACAGAAGAATATACGAAGATGCGCTAAGAAGAAGAGGTCTACTCTAA
- a CDS encoding M23 family metallopeptidase, which produces MKRFVLAFALVGALCKPIMDASPLGIGGPSEVSYQNNELDEELFDVDTVSKIIATEMSVEEAMRELLNVKTVETVKPDIWPVVGVITSDYGWRTLGGRREFHTGIDISAPYGTPVVAASDGRVIYAGWIRGYGKTVIIYHGYGFATLYAHLSDIKVSYSDKVVKGQIIGNVGTTGRAFGPHLHYEVLKYGIRQNPIAYLP; this is translated from the coding sequence ATGAAAAGATTTGTCCTTGCCTTTGCCCTGGTGGGAGCTCTCTGCAAGCCAATAATGGATGCGTCTCCTTTAGGCATAGGTGGCCCTTCAGAGGTCTCTTACCAAAATAATGAACTTGATGAGGAACTTTTTGACGTAGATACGGTTAGCAAAATTATAGCCACTGAGATGTCTGTAGAAGAAGCCATGAGAGAGCTTCTGAATGTCAAGACGGTGGAGACTGTCAAACCAGATATATGGCCAGTGGTAGGCGTTATAACCTCGGACTATGGCTGGCGGACACTTGGTGGAAGGAGAGAATTTCATACTGGTATAGATATATCCGCACCTTATGGAACACCTGTAGTCGCTGCATCTGACGGCAGGGTAATATACGCAGGATGGATAAGGGGCTACGGCAAAACAGTTATCATCTATCATGGTTACGGTTTTGCAACCCTTTATGCGCACCTATCGGACATAAAGGTTTCCTACTCAGACAAGGTTGTAAAGGGTCAGATAATAGGAAACGTAGGAACTACTGGTAGAGCTTTTGGACCACATCTCCATTATGAGGTTCTAAAGTACGGAATAAGGCAAAACCCTATAGCCTACCTGCCTTAG
- a CDS encoding YqaA family protein: protein MLEHLFPELKKWAENFVQEHGYTALFILSFTESIIQPVPPYPFIVSAPLFNLSPYVAGLIAFVGNIAGAIVAYYLAKILGETFVKKLFGQRLYLKGEALFNRYGFWAVLIGEPYKLVCWLAGLFHMPVWSFLLASLIARAIRIGIFVFFGDVLGKFIN, encoded by the coding sequence ATGTTAGAGCACCTATTCCCCGAGTTAAAAAAGTGGGCAGAAAATTTTGTCCAAGAGCACGGCTATACTGCACTTTTCATTCTTTCCTTTACAGAATCCATAATTCAACCAGTGCCACCTTATCCCTTTATAGTGAGTGCTCCTCTCTTTAATCTAAGTCCCTACGTGGCAGGGCTTATTGCCTTTGTAGGAAACATAGCGGGTGCTATCGTAGCCTACTATCTTGCCAAAATTCTTGGAGAAACCTTTGTAAAGAAACTCTTCGGTCAGAGACTCTACCTCAAGGGAGAAGCTCTTTTTAATAGGTATGGCTTTTGGGCGGTGCTTATAGGCGAACCATACAAGCTCGTTTGTTGGCTTGCTGGTCTCTTTCATATGCCAGTTTGGAGCTTTCTTTTGGCAAGCCTTATTGCAAGAGCTATTAGGATAGGCATATTTGTCTTCTTTGGTGATGTGCTTGGGAAATTTATAAACTAA
- a CDS encoding MBL fold metallo-hydrolase yields MDKILFLGTAGGRASVFRFLRRSGGFLLFLSGSLVHVDPGPGAFVYLHQLGIDPKNIDLVVLSHIHLDHSSDVNSVIESATDGGKLKHVALFAPRSAFEGHHRVVLPFIRERLALEGFLKEGEVLSYKSVSVKAVMKHTHHGAETYALLFNDRILYVSCALYEDRMLKLYPHNVEVMIINTTLYRKTKPIDHLTVEDAERLISVLKPKKVILTHFGYEFLLQYDPERVAEELSQKYGIPVISAKDFMEVVL; encoded by the coding sequence TTGGATAAGATACTTTTTCTGGGGACTGCAGGCGGTAGAGCAAGCGTTTTTAGATTTTTAAGAAGGTCTGGAGGCTTTCTACTTTTTTTATCTGGCTCACTGGTGCACGTAGACCCAGGTCCTGGTGCTTTTGTATATCTTCACCAACTTGGTATAGACCCAAAAAACATAGACCTTGTAGTCTTGTCTCATATCCACCTTGACCACTCTTCCGATGTCAACTCTGTAATAGAATCTGCCACAGATGGAGGAAAGCTAAAGCACGTAGCCTTGTTTGCTCCACGCTCTGCTTTTGAAGGTCATCACAGAGTTGTTCTCCCCTTTATAAGAGAAAGGCTTGCGTTAGAAGGTTTTCTAAAAGAGGGTGAGGTGCTCTCCTACAAGTCAGTGAGTGTAAAAGCGGTAATGAAACACACCCATCATGGTGCAGAAACCTATGCCTTGCTCTTCAACGATAGAATTCTGTATGTCTCTTGTGCCTTATACGAGGACAGAATGCTAAAACTCTACCCGCATAATGTGGAAGTTATGATAATCAACACAACCCTTTACAGGAAAACAAAGCCTATAGACCACCTTACCGTTGAAGACGCAGAAAGGCTAATATCTGTTCTAAAGCCTAAAAAGGTCATCCTAACCCACTTTGGGTATGAGTTCCTTTTGCAGTATGACCCAGAAAGGGTTGCAGAGGAGCTTTCTCAAAAATATGGAATACCAGTGATATCCGCCAAAGATTTTATGGAGGTGGTGCTCTAA
- a CDS encoding ferredoxin: MSQWVNNNRGIVNIKIDIDTCTACELCYDRLPEVFVDRGDGIPLVMIKVPIERVYEKLLQTAEDCPSGSIILY; encoded by the coding sequence ATGTCCCAGTGGGTCAATAATAACAGAGGAATCGTAAATATAAAGATTGACATAGATACATGCACCGCCTGTGAGCTATGCTACGATAGGCTACCAGAGGTTTTTGTTGATAGGGGGGATGGCATCCCCCTTGTTATGATAAAGGTCCCAATAGAGCGGGTATACGAAAAGCTTTTGCAAACTGCAGAGGATTGCCCCAGTGGTTCTATAATCCTATACTAA
- a CDS encoding ferredoxin — MALKTKVDPDTCTSCELCYDRVPEVYKNRGDGIAEVVSPGPDGWMIVPAELENEVKEVTDECPSGSIITEES, encoded by the coding sequence ATGGCTCTGAAGACCAAAGTTGACCCAGATACCTGTACTTCATGCGAGCTTTGCTATGACAGAGTGCCAGAGGTCTACAAAAACAGGGGCGATGGAATAGCAGAAGTGGTAAGCCCTGGACCGGACGGATGGATGATAGTGCCAGCGGAGCTTGAAAACGAGGTTAAAGAGGTTACCGACGAATGTCCCAGTGGGTCAATAATAACAGAGGAATCGTAA
- the sucD gene encoding succinate--CoA ligase subunit alpha codes for MAILVDKNTKVLVQGITGKEGSFHATQCKAYGTQVVAGVTPGKAGQSVEGIPVFNTVEEAVRETSANCSLIFVPPAFAGDAIVEALDAGIELVVCITEGIPVRDMMMVKDYMKKNYPDAKLIGPNCPGVITPGEAKVGIMPGHIFKRGSIGIVSRSGTLTYEASYQLTQFGLGQSTAVGIGGDPVHGLSHKDVIAMFNQDPETEAILMIGEIGGTAEEEAAEYIKEHVKKPVFAYIAGITAPPGRRMGHAGAIISGGKGTAQAKMQALKEAGVTVIENPAFIGKTVAEAIGKL; via the coding sequence ATGGCAATCCTTGTAGACAAAAACACAAAAGTCTTAGTTCAAGGCATAACAGGAAAGGAAGGCTCTTTCCATGCTACCCAATGCAAAGCCTATGGCACTCAAGTGGTGGCAGGCGTTACTCCCGGCAAAGCAGGTCAGTCTGTAGAGGGCATACCTGTTTTCAACACCGTGGAAGAGGCTGTCAGAGAAACCTCCGCTAACTGCTCCCTTATCTTTGTCCCGCCAGCCTTTGCAGGAGATGCCATAGTGGAAGCTCTTGATGCAGGCATAGAGCTCGTGGTCTGTATCACAGAGGGTATACCAGTAAGAGATATGATGATGGTAAAGGACTACATGAAAAAGAACTACCCAGACGCCAAGCTCATAGGTCCAAACTGCCCAGGAGTGATAACCCCAGGCGAGGCAAAGGTGGGTATAATGCCAGGGCATATCTTCAAAAGAGGTTCTATAGGCATAGTTTCAAGAAGTGGGACGCTTACCTACGAAGCATCCTATCAGCTTACACAGTTTGGGCTTGGACAGTCCACTGCGGTAGGAATAGGTGGAGACCCAGTCCATGGGCTTTCTCACAAGGACGTTATAGCCATGTTTAACCAAGACCCAGAAACAGAGGCTATACTTATGATAGGAGAAATAGGTGGGACCGCGGAAGAGGAGGCTGCGGAGTATATAAAAGAGCATGTGAAAAAGCCAGTGTTTGCCTATATTGCAGGTATAACCGCGCCACCGGGAAGGCGTATGGGACATGCAGGTGCTATAATAAGTGGAGGTAAGGGCACAGCACAGGCAAAAATGCAAGCCTTAAAGGAAGCAGGTGTGACAGTAATAGAAAACCCTGCCTTTATAGGGAAGACTGTAGCGGAGGCTATTGGAAAGTTATGA
- the sucC gene encoding ADP-forming succinate--CoA ligase subunit beta: MKLHEHQAKELLKRYGLPVPEGRVAFNLQEALQACEELGEFPLVVKAQVHCGGRGKAGGVKLVKNAEELQQAVESMLGKVLKTFQCPDGKPVSRVWIEKATNIEREYYLSITLDRAVSKPVLMASAEGGMEIEEVAKEKPEAIHMLHIDPALGLMPSQARRIAFKLGLPVNEFVKIALALYKAYIDLDASLVEINPLVLTKEGSFVLLDAKVELDDNALIRHKDLEELEDLTQLDPLEVEAKRYSLNYIKLDGNIGCMVNGAGLAMTTMDIIKLAGGEPANFLDVGGGANVEQIANAFRILMADQNVKAVFINIFGGILRCDRLANGLIEAAKMVEIKVPVVVRMEGTNVEEGRRLLAESGLNFINAVDMWDGAKKAVELASKGG, encoded by the coding sequence ATGAAACTGCACGAGCATCAGGCAAAGGAGCTTTTGAAAAGATATGGTCTTCCTGTGCCAGAGGGAAGAGTAGCCTTTAACCTTCAAGAAGCCTTGCAGGCGTGCGAAGAGCTTGGAGAGTTTCCTCTTGTGGTAAAGGCTCAGGTGCATTGCGGTGGGCGTGGAAAGGCTGGCGGTGTAAAGTTGGTAAAGAATGCAGAAGAGCTCCAGCAAGCGGTGGAGAGCATGCTTGGGAAAGTGCTTAAGACCTTCCAGTGCCCTGATGGAAAACCTGTAAGCAGGGTATGGATAGAAAAGGCTACCAACATAGAAAGGGAATACTACCTCTCTATAACCCTTGACAGGGCAGTTTCTAAACCCGTTTTGATGGCTTCTGCGGAGGGTGGAATGGAAATAGAGGAGGTTGCCAAGGAAAAACCAGAAGCCATACACATGCTCCACATAGACCCAGCCTTGGGTCTTATGCCTTCTCAAGCAAGAAGGATAGCCTTTAAGCTTGGACTCCCTGTAAACGAGTTTGTAAAGATAGCCTTGGCTCTCTACAAGGCGTATATTGACCTTGATGCAAGCCTTGTGGAGATAAACCCACTTGTCCTTACAAAAGAAGGAAGCTTTGTGCTTCTTGACGCAAAGGTGGAGCTTGACGACAATGCTCTAATAAGGCACAAGGACCTTGAAGAGCTTGAAGACCTCACTCAGCTTGACCCTCTTGAGGTGGAAGCAAAGAGGTATAGCCTTAACTACATAAAGCTGGATGGAAACATAGGGTGTATGGTAAACGGTGCAGGGCTTGCTATGACCACAATGGATATAATAAAGCTTGCAGGGGGAGAGCCTGCCAACTTCCTTGATGTGGGTGGTGGTGCCAATGTGGAGCAGATAGCCAACGCCTTTAGGATACTTATGGCAGACCAAAATGTAAAGGCGGTTTTTATAAACATCTTCGGTGGCATCCTTAGATGCGACAGGCTTGCCAATGGTCTCATAGAGGCGGCAAAAATGGTGGAAATAAAAGTCCCTGTTGTGGTCCGTATGGAAGGGACAAACGTAGAGGAGGGGAGAAGACTTCTGGCTGAGTCTGGACTAAACTTTATAAACGCAGTGGATATGTGGGATGGTGCAAAGAAGGCGGTGGAGTTGGCATCCAAAGGAGGTTAA